A stretch of DNA from Candidatus Methylomirabilota bacterium:
GCCGAGTTCAAGGAAGTGGCCGCGCTGATGCCGGACGATCCCGTCGTCCGCTTCGGTCTGGCCGGCGCCTACCTCGACGCCGGGCAGGCCGAGAGCGCCGTCCTCGAGTACGAGGAGACGATCCGGCTCAAGCCCGATTACTCCGCCGCCCATCGCGGCCTCGGGCGGGCGCTGGAGCGGGCCGGACGACGCGAGGCGGCCCTGGCCGCCTACCGGACGGGACTCGAGGTGGCCACGCAGACCGGCGACCTTCAGACGAAAAAAGAGATCGAGGTCTTCCTCCGCCGGCTGGACCCACCCACCCGCTGAGCTGCCGCATGCCCTGGGACAAGCGCCTCGAGCCGTTCCTGGATCGCTACCCAGCCCTCCGCGCCATCGGCAACACGCCGCTCGTACCCGTGCACATCTTCGGCGACGAGCTGCCGGGCGTGGAGGTCCTGGCGAAGATGGAATGCCTCAACCCGGGCGGCTCGCTCAAGGACCGCCCCGTCTTGCGCATGCTCCTCACGGCCCTGACGGAGGGACGGCTGTACCCCGGGAAGACCATCCTGGACAGCTCCTCGGGCAACGCGGGCATCGCGTACGCGATGGTGGGTCGCATCCTCGGCTATCCGGTCGAGATCGTCATCCCCGACAATGCCAGCACCGAGCGCAAGAAACGGATGCTGGCCCACGGCGCTTCGCTCGTGTATACGGACGCCCTGAAGGGCTACGATGAAGCGTTGCGGGAGGTGCACCGCCGCTCCGAGGCCGATGCCCGGCGCTATTTCTTCTGTGACCAGTACAGCAACGACGACAACTGGCGCGCCCACTACGAGACGACCGCCGT
This window harbors:
- a CDS encoding PLP-dependent cysteine synthase family protein translates to MPWDKRLEPFLDRYPALRAIGNTPLVPVHIFGDELPGVEVLAKMECLNPGGSLKDRPVLRMLLTALTEGRLYPGKTILDSSSGNAGIAYAMVGRILGYPVEIVIPDNASTERKKRMLAHGASLVYTDALKGYDEALREVHRRSEADARRYFFCDQYSNDDNWRAHYETTAVEILEQTGGRLTHVIAGVGTGGTVTGLGRRLKEYDSKIRVICVLPEVFPGIEGLKPLGGPEDIVPAILDEGVIDERIPVTSDEAYRMCGRLARAGFFVGQSSGAYMVGIERIARRERAGRFVTLFNDLGERYFSTRLWD
- a CDS encoding tetratricopeptide repeat protein, which encodes MADDRDRIAEFKEVAALMPDDPVVRFGLAGAYLDAGQAESAVLEYEETIRLKPDYSAAHRGLGRALERAGRREAALAAYRTGLEVATQTGDLQTKKEIEVFLRRLDPPTR